The Synechocystis sp. PCC 7509 genome includes a window with the following:
- the rpmA gene encoding 50S ribosomal protein L27 gives MAHKKGTGSTRNGRDSNAQRLGVKRYGGQVVRAGNILVRQRGTKFHPGNNVGIGSDDTLFALIDGVVTFERKGKDRKKVSVYTPQAAPIQEAVAAA, from the coding sequence ATGGCTCATAAGAAAGGAACAGGTAGTACCCGTAACGGACGCGATTCTAACGCCCAAAGGTTAGGAGTCAAGCGTTACGGCGGTCAAGTTGTACGTGCAGGCAATATTCTTGTGCGTCAACGCGGGACTAAATTTCACCCCGGCAATAATGTAGGTATCGGTAGCGATGATACTTTGTTTGCGCTAATTGATGGCGTTGTCACCTTTGAAAGAAAAGGCAAAGACCGCAAAAAAGTAAGTGTCTACACTCCTCAAGCTGCTCCTATTCAAGAAGCGGTAGCTGCTGCTTAG
- the rplU gene encoding 50S ribosomal protein L21 has protein sequence MTYAIIETGGKQLRVEPGRFYDIELLHLEPEETLTLETVLLVNNDNEIAIGQPFVEGATVEGTIMRHFRARKVLVYKMKPKKKTRKKRGHRQEVTRLMINSISFNGAVFTAPETDIPASEELAQTEAE, from the coding sequence ATGACTTACGCAATCATTGAAACAGGCGGCAAACAACTAAGAGTTGAACCAGGTCGCTTTTACGACATTGAATTACTGCATCTTGAACCGGAAGAAACGTTGACTTTAGAAACCGTTTTATTAGTCAACAACGACAACGAGATCGCCATCGGACAGCCCTTTGTTGAAGGTGCAACGGTAGAAGGTACGATAATGCGGCACTTCCGCGCCCGCAAAGTGCTTGTTTATAAGATGAAGCCCAAAAAGAAAACTCGCAAAAAGCGGGGGCATCGTCAAGAAGTTACTAGACTAATGATTAACTCCATTAGTTTTAATGGTGCAGTGTTTACCGCTCCTGAAACTGATATCCCCGCCAGCGAAGAACTAGCGCAAACTGAAGCAGAATAA